From a region of the Lactuca sativa cultivar Salinas chromosome 4, Lsat_Salinas_v11, whole genome shotgun sequence genome:
- the LOC111915300 gene encoding uncharacterized protein LOC111915300 yields MPQRNIQVCEIFDLWGVDFMVPFPSSKGNKYILVAVDYVSKWAEAQVLPTNDARVVVKFLKKLFSRFGVPKALISDRGIHFANDQLAKVLQKYGVCHWFSTPYYPQTNWKTEVTNRELKRILERSVGSNRKDWADKLGDALREFRTTFKSPIGTTPYKLFYGKNYHLPVELAHKAYWALKRCNFEPNELRANRLFQMNALEELRNESYTNSLIYKDKTRYGMIQG; encoded by the coding sequence ATGCCTCAAAGGAATATTCAAGTTTGTGAAATTTTTGACTTGTGGGGTGTGGATTTCATGGTTCCATTTCCTTCATCCAAAGGCAATAAGTACATACTTGTGGCGGTGGATTATGTCTCAAAATGGGCAGAAGCGCAAGTATTACCGACTAATGATGCAAGGGTTGtggttaaattcttaaagaaattATTTTCTAGATTTGGAGTACCCAAAGCATTAATTAGTGATAGGGGAATCCACTTCGCTAATGACCAATTAGCAAAAGTGTTGCAAAAATATGGTGTATGCCATTGGTTTTCAACACCTTACTATCCACAAACAAATTGGAAAACCGAGGTCACAAATAGGGAACTCAAAAGAATATTGGAAAGATCGGTGGGTAGTAATAGAAAAGATTGGGCGGACAAATTGGGTGATGCACTTAGGGAATTTAGAACCACATTCAAATCACCCATTGGAACCACACCCTATAAATTATTTTAtggtaaaaattatcatttaccTGTGGAGCTTGCACATAAAGCCTATTGGGCTTTGAAAAGATGCAATTTTGAACCGAATGAGTTGCGTGCCAATCGACTCTTTCAAATGAATGCCTTGGAAGAATTGAGGAACGAGTCATACACTAACTCGTTGATCTATAAAGACAAGACAAGATATGGAATGATACAAGGTTGA